A part of Desulfomicrobium baculatum DSM 4028 genomic DNA contains:
- a CDS encoding tetratricopeptide repeat protein, whose translation MQRVLCFLLLVMMLGACGSKENRRDGFYANGLKFEEAGRFSEARVEGRNVIKLDPNHVGAHLLLARCALKEQNWREAFGNFQRAVELEPANTEALLGVGRLYLLSGDTNQAEAHAGQVLALDPQSVDGLLLRAGAMLRAKRFEEAGRQLDLVFAKDPANEDALLALSVIHSEQGRNSDALAVIGKGIGKKPDSRPLHFRAASLAADMEDYAAAEQHLLKLKELDPANRGVQILLAALYERMGQNGRVEGILRELLAAEPGSEEGRLRLMDYLMRTGKAEDALAVAQEGEPSPKLRLASAAVLLTVGRADEGEAALVALAGDKEAGPAGIEARLRMSEIKLRRGDRDGALAEVDEVLRLNPADARAHAARGRIFMLQDRFEEALAELRIALHDAPDDMAVAVLMARAQFALGNTLSGVEALRNFLLKKPDAVPVRLELAAHHQRAGEPDAALAVLQGGENGGRMPAQLMLAMGDIEARREHFDAAEIYYRQAAQENEAHAPALLRLGSMHGGRKDWDAARRTFDELLLASPDAHGGAEGVVAVELAAGRGEAALAWAAERSASRPSDPLAADLQGRTALRLGNVDEAEKAFREAQRRAPEWSVPSARLAGLYASTGRKDTAVAECRAALAKNPDSVPEGLLLGQLLQLGGETAEAEAIFRKLLARHPDLLPAANNLAYLLVSHDAPTTEQLSEALALATRASAGGDPSALDTVGWVHYRLGDKDAALQFLRKAHESLPEDPAVTYHLARVLADLGQTGEARELLTALLARTQDFPELTRARELLASI comes from the coding sequence ATGCAGCGGGTTTTATGTTTTTTGCTTCTGGTCATGATGCTCGGTGCTTGTGGATCCAAGGAGAACCGCAGGGATGGGTTTTATGCCAACGGCCTCAAGTTCGAGGAGGCGGGTCGCTTTTCCGAGGCCAGGGTTGAGGGAAGGAATGTCATCAAGCTCGACCCCAATCATGTCGGCGCGCACCTGCTGCTCGCCCGTTGCGCGTTGAAGGAGCAGAATTGGCGTGAAGCCTTCGGGAATTTTCAGCGGGCCGTGGAGCTTGAGCCCGCCAATACGGAGGCCCTGCTCGGAGTGGGGCGCCTGTACCTGCTATCCGGCGATACGAACCAGGCTGAAGCGCATGCGGGTCAGGTGCTGGCATTGGACCCACAGTCCGTGGATGGATTGTTGCTGCGGGCCGGAGCCATGCTGCGCGCCAAGCGTTTTGAAGAAGCCGGCCGGCAGTTGGATCTGGTCTTTGCCAAAGACCCGGCAAACGAGGATGCGCTGCTGGCGCTTTCGGTCATCCATTCTGAACAAGGAAGAAACTCAGATGCGCTGGCCGTGATTGGCAAGGGAATTGGTAAGAAGCCGGACAGCAGGCCGCTGCATTTCCGCGCGGCAAGCCTGGCTGCGGACATGGAAGATTACGCCGCGGCCGAGCAGCATCTTTTGAAGCTCAAAGAGCTCGACCCCGCCAACAGGGGCGTGCAGATCCTGCTGGCGGCGCTTTATGAGCGCATGGGGCAGAATGGGCGCGTGGAGGGTATCCTGCGGGAGCTTCTCGCGGCCGAACCCGGCTCGGAAGAGGGGCGGCTGCGCTTGATGGACTACCTGATGCGCACCGGAAAGGCTGAGGACGCGCTTGCAGTGGCGCAAGAAGGAGAGCCGTCGCCCAAGCTGCGGCTGGCTTCCGCCGCGGTGCTTTTGACCGTGGGGCGGGCCGATGAGGGTGAAGCGGCTCTGGTCGCCCTGGCTGGGGATAAAGAGGCGGGCCCGGCGGGCATCGAGGCACGGCTGCGCATGTCCGAGATCAAGCTGCGCCGGGGCGACCGCGACGGGGCCCTGGCCGAGGTGGACGAGGTGCTGCGCCTCAACCCCGCCGACGCCCGCGCCCATGCCGCGCGCGGACGCATCTTCATGCTGCAGGACCGCTTCGAAGAAGCGTTGGCCGAGCTGCGCATCGCCCTGCACGACGCCCCCGACGACATGGCCGTGGCCGTGCTCATGGCCCGCGCCCAGTTCGCGCTGGGCAACACCCTGTCCGGGGTGGAGGCGCTGCGCAATTTTCTTCTGAAGAAGCCGGACGCCGTGCCCGTGCGCCTGGAACTGGCCGCGCATCATCAGCGGGCAGGTGAGCCCGACGCGGCCCTGGCCGTGTTGCAGGGCGGTGAGAATGGCGGCAGGATGCCCGCCCAGTTGATGCTGGCCATGGGCGATATCGAGGCGCGGCGCGAACATTTCGACGCGGCCGAGATCTACTACCGGCAGGCCGCTCAGGAGAACGAGGCGCACGCTCCGGCCTTGTTGCGGCTGGGCAGCATGCACGGCGGCCGCAAGGACTGGGATGCGGCGCGGCGGACCTTCGACGAGCTGCTCCTGGCCAGTCCCGATGCCCACGGCGGCGCCGAAGGCGTGGTGGCGGTGGAACTGGCTGCGGGGCGGGGCGAGGCGGCTCTGGCCTGGGCGGCGGAGCGGTCCGCGTCCCGGCCTTCGGACCCGCTGGCCGCGGATCTGCAGGGGCGCACGGCCCTGCGCCTAGGCAATGTGGACGAGGCGGAAAAAGCCTTTCGCGAAGCCCAGCGGCGCGCCCCGGAATGGTCCGTGCCCTCGGCCAGGCTGGCCGGGCTGTACGCGTCCACGGGCCGCAAGGATACGGCTGTGGCGGAATGCCGCGCGGCCCTGGCCAAGAACCCGGACTCCGTGCCGGAGGGCCTGCTGCTGGGTCAGTTACTGCAGCTGGGCGGGGAAACGGCCGAGGCCGAGGCCATCTTTCGCAAGCTCCTGGCCCGCCATCCGGACCTGCTGCCCGCAGCCAACAACCTGGCCTACCTGCTGGTTTCTCATGACGCGCCCACAACGGAGCAGCTGAGCGAAGCGTTGGCATTGGCCACGCGTGCCAGCGCGGGCGGCGACCCGTCGGCGCTGGATACGGTGGGCTGGGTGCATTACCGCCTGGGCGACAAGGACGCGGCCCTGCAGTTCCTGCGCAAGGCCCACGAATCCCTGCCCGAGGACCCGGCCGTGACCTACCACCTGGCCCGGGTCCTGGCCGATCTTGGGCAGACCGGGGAAGCGCGCGAGCTGCTCACGGCCCTGCTGGCCCGCACTCAGGATTTTCCGGAACTGACCCGTGCCCGTGAGCTGTTGGCGAGCATCTGA
- a CDS encoding helix-turn-helix domain-containing protein, with protein sequence MTTTKGKAIQMGVSVDAPIDGSVAGSIDASVADSIAGSIDASISAVPAEDVFHDSTPGKVLSGARGLRGLTQAALAAAIGVHKSHISGMERDVRPIGKAMAKKLGHALEMNWRIFL encoded by the coding sequence ATGACAACGACAAAGGGAAAGGCAATCCAAATGGGGGTGTCTGTCGATGCCCCCATCGATGGTTCCGTCGCTGGTTCTATCGATGCCTCCGTCGCTGATTCTATCGCTGGTTCTATCGATGCCTCCATCTCTGCTGTGCCGGCCGAGGACGTATTCCACGACTCTACACCGGGCAAGGTCCTGTCCGGCGCACGGGGTCTGCGCGGGTTGACCCAGGCTGCCCTGGCCGCCGCCATCGGCGTCCACAAATCACATATCTCCGGCATGGAGAGAGACGTCCGCCCCATCGGCAAAGCAATGGCGAAAAAGCTTGGCCACGCGCTGGAAATGAATTGGCGGATTTTTTTATAG
- a CDS encoding type II toxin-antitoxin system HicB family antitoxin, with translation MNAMKYKGYTARMDFDAEDNILVGKILDIEDVIVFHAESVHEFQTAFHTAIDDYIAACEKLNQKPEKPASGRLMLRINPQVHAAAFRKAAHESQSLNKWAEKVIEQATRI, from the coding sequence ATGAACGCCATGAAATATAAAGGGTACACCGCCCGCATGGACTTTGACGCGGAAGACAACATTCTTGTGGGCAAGATTTTAGACATCGAAGACGTCATCGTCTTCCATGCCGAGTCCGTCCACGAGTTCCAGACTGCATTCCACACCGCCATCGATGACTATATAGCGGCCTGCGAAAAACTGAATCAGAAACCCGAAAAACCGGCCAGCGGCCGCCTGATGCTGCGCATCAATCCCCAGGTTCACGCGGCGGCATTCCGCAAGGCAGCCCATGAAAGCCAAAGCCTGAACAAGTGGGCGGAAAAGGTCATTGAGCAAGCGACCCGGATCTGA
- a CDS encoding tyrosine protein kinase has product MSKIIKALEKAEEAERLAAGTPGGIIVPDSAPARPAMHVAQVEPVAPAAPVAPVYKAKSQAGGAERRDSVEVRYEQTKIEQACFHKMEERRLLGEGAPRELRDAFNVVRTQILQQTRSKGLNTIMVTSPGRGEGKTTVATNLAITIARDASQTALLVDANLRWPGISCGLGMDLRPGLSDHFLRGLPVESLFVNPGIDKLVVLPAGASQEDSVDIISSPGMQNLVGELKSRYPDRYVIFDCPHLLGIPDALVFAEYVDGIVLVAGEGHTAQNDLKTALGMLEGRNLLGVVLNKVG; this is encoded by the coding sequence ATGAGTAAAATAATCAAGGCCCTTGAAAAGGCCGAGGAAGCGGAGAGGCTGGCGGCGGGGACTCCGGGCGGGATCATTGTGCCGGACTCGGCACCAGCGCGGCCTGCCATGCACGTGGCGCAGGTCGAACCTGTCGCACCGGCCGCACCTGTCGCGCCTGTGTATAAGGCGAAGTCGCAGGCCGGGGGTGCGGAGCGGCGGGACAGTGTTGAGGTGCGTTATGAACAGACCAAGATCGAGCAGGCCTGCTTTCACAAGATGGAGGAGCGCAGGCTCCTGGGCGAGGGCGCTCCGCGCGAATTGCGCGACGCCTTCAACGTGGTGCGCACGCAGATCCTGCAGCAGACCCGCTCCAAGGGGTTGAACACGATCATGGTCACCAGCCCTGGCCGGGGCGAGGGCAAGACCACGGTGGCCACCAATCTGGCCATCACCATTGCCCGCGACGCCAGCCAGACCGCCCTGCTGGTGGACGCCAACCTGCGCTGGCCCGGCATCTCCTGCGGTCTGGGCATGGACTTGCGGCCCGGGCTGTCGGACCATTTCTTGCGCGGTTTGCCCGTGGAGAGCCTGTTCGTGAACCCGGGCATCGACAAGCTCGTGGTCCTGCCTGCGGGCGCGTCGCAGGAAGATTCGGTGGACATCATCAGCTCGCCCGGCATGCAGAACCTTGTTGGGGAACTGAAGAGCCGCTATCCGGACCGCTACGTCATCTTCGACTGCCCGCACCTCTTGGGCATCCCCGACGCCCTGGTCTTTGCCGAATACGTGGACGGCATCGTCCTGGTGGCGGGCGAAGGCCACACCGCGCAAAACGATTTGAAAACAGCGCTCGGCATGCTGGAAGGGCGGAATTTGCTTGGAGTGGTGTTGAATAAGGTTGGGTGA
- a CDS encoding type II toxin-antitoxin system RelE/ParE family toxin produces MPRLIWTAGAVDGLGKIHRFLAEKDAQAAAKALDAIRKGANILRYFPQAGRPTEDLEPEHRELLIPFGASGYAVFYETIDDCVCILTVKHQKEAGY; encoded by the coding sequence ATGCCACGTCTGATCTGGACCGCGGGGGCCGTTGACGGACTCGGTAAAATCCACCGCTTTCTTGCCGAAAAGGATGCGCAGGCCGCTGCGAAAGCCCTGGACGCCATCCGCAAGGGAGCAAACATCCTGCGATACTTTCCCCAGGCCGGACGCCCGACGGAGGACCTGGAACCGGAACATCGCGAATTGCTCATCCCGTTCGGGGCTTCAGGCTACGCCGTTTTCTACGAAACCATCGACGACTGCGTATGCATCCTCACCGTCAAACATCAGAAAGAAGCGGGATACTGA
- a CDS encoding CopG family ribbon-helix-helix protein — protein sequence MPSQGPIKPTSIKLPLELHARVQHIAMVRKRSVHEVMIRAMETYVDREEKREAIRQECIKAHDEYMLTGLHVTGEEVDAWIDQLVDGNETEMPACHV from the coding sequence ATGCCCTCGCAAGGACCGATCAAGCCCACGAGCATCAAGCTTCCCCTGGAATTGCACGCACGCGTGCAGCACATTGCCATGGTCCGCAAGCGTTCGGTTCATGAAGTCATGATCAGGGCGATGGAGACCTATGTGGACAGGGAGGAGAAGCGGGAGGCCATCCGTCAGGAGTGTATCAAGGCCCACGACGAGTATATGCTGACCGGACTGCATGTCACAGGCGAAGAGGTAGACGCATGGATTGATCAACTCGTTGATGGCAACGAGACGGAAATGCCCGCATGCCACGTCTGA
- a CDS encoding PilZ domain-containing protein, translating to MLDSRKSPRRASLTRCTVEKCFSKDGQISSRTVNFSATGFMLELDYPLSPGDAIKIQFASDAEETGLYGACCCLGMVRWCKAQDGSCGGFYGVGVELARQTPRRYVY from the coding sequence GTGCTGGACTCAAGAAAATCGCCTCGCAGGGCCTCGCTGACGCGGTGTACGGTGGAGAAATGCTTTTCGAAGGACGGCCAGATTTCGTCCCGCACGGTCAATTTCAGCGCCACGGGCTTCATGCTCGAACTGGATTATCCCCTGAGCCCCGGTGACGCCATCAAGATCCAGTTCGCTTCCGACGCCGAGGAGACCGGGCTTTACGGCGCCTGCTGTTGCCTCGGCATGGTGCGCTGGTGCAAGGCCCAGGACGGAAGCTGCGGCGGGTTTTACGGAGTAGGCGTGGAACTGGCCAGGCAGACTCCCCGGCGGTATGTTTATTAG
- the xrtD gene encoding VPLPA-CTERM-specific exosortase XrtD produces the protein MPRINWLGWGAGAALVAIVYHAVIIRLVGNEWGRADFDYCYLIPFVMAYLIWERRGELASIPSKASWAGLWAFGAAVCFLLLGELGGEFLSLYLSLWFAILGVSWTLLGWRKLKVVLFPLFLFAMAFPPPNYLYSRLTLGMQLLSTRLGVEFLHILGIPAYREGNVIDMGFTQLEVVAACSGLRFLIPLVIVGMLLTYYFREKWWKRTLLMLFTLPLAIAMNGLRIGISGVLARSYGPAIVEGAAHDAMGWVMFLLSAAILTGGMKLLTARGKPMLVTFPHAAGDIVQTRVATAPLLAGLVLLAVAAGYLQYRAMTPDVLPRARNLSAFPLRLGEWEGRSVPMEREFIEELDFTDYVQIDFRDGRQRVVDFYVAWYERQSKGESIHSPETCLRGGGWRFERNGAVEVDVPGYKTMRVNRTMLEQNGQRMLSYFWFPARGRYLTNGVELKLYTMWDSLTLRRTDGALVRLITPLYPGEAEVDAEQRLLDFLAQALPPLEGILPGENIEPVLPGGKAS, from the coding sequence ATGCCTCGTATCAATTGGCTGGGATGGGGAGCCGGAGCGGCCCTCGTCGCGATTGTCTATCACGCGGTCATCATCCGACTGGTAGGCAACGAGTGGGGCAGGGCGGATTTCGACTACTGCTACCTGATCCCCTTTGTCATGGCCTATCTCATCTGGGAGCGGCGCGGGGAGCTTGCGAGCATCCCCTCCAAGGCCTCCTGGGCCGGGCTGTGGGCCTTTGGGGCTGCCGTGTGTTTTTTGCTGCTGGGAGAACTGGGGGGGGAGTTTCTGTCCCTGTACCTCTCGCTGTGGTTCGCAATCCTCGGCGTGAGCTGGACCCTGCTGGGCTGGCGCAAGCTCAAGGTCGTGCTCTTTCCCCTCTTCCTGTTTGCGATGGCCTTTCCGCCACCGAACTATCTCTACAGCCGCCTGACCCTGGGCATGCAGCTGCTGTCAACGCGGCTGGGCGTCGAATTTTTGCACATACTTGGCATCCCCGCCTATCGCGAGGGCAACGTCATCGACATGGGCTTCACCCAGCTTGAGGTCGTGGCCGCCTGTTCGGGGCTTCGGTTTCTCATTCCCCTGGTCATCGTCGGCATGCTCCTGACCTATTACTTCCGGGAAAAATGGTGGAAGCGGACCCTGCTCATGCTTTTCACCCTGCCGCTCGCCATCGCCATGAACGGACTGCGCATCGGCATCAGCGGCGTGCTGGCGCGCAGCTACGGGCCCGCGATCGTGGAGGGCGCGGCTCATGACGCCATGGGATGGGTCATGTTCCTCCTGTCGGCGGCGATTCTGACCGGCGGCATGAAGCTTTTGACCGCCAGGGGAAAACCCATGCTGGTAACCTTTCCCCATGCTGCCGGCGATATTGTCCAGACCAGGGTTGCGACCGCGCCGCTCCTGGCCGGTCTGGTGCTGCTGGCGGTGGCCGCGGGCTATCTGCAGTACCGGGCCATGACCCCCGACGTGCTGCCCCGGGCCCGCAACCTGTCGGCGTTTCCTTTGCGCCTGGGCGAGTGGGAGGGGCGGTCGGTGCCCATGGAGCGCGAGTTCATCGAAGAACTCGATTTCACGGACTACGTGCAGATCGACTTTCGCGACGGCCGCCAACGGGTCGTTGATTTCTACGTGGCCTGGTACGAACGGCAGAGCAAGGGCGAGTCCATTCATTCCCCCGAGACCTGCCTGCGCGGCGGCGGGTGGCGCTTCGAGCGCAACGGGGCGGTGGAGGTGGACGTGCCGGGCTACAAGACGATGCGCGTCAACCGCACGATGCTGGAGCAGAACGGCCAGCGCATGCTCTCCTACTTCTGGTTTCCGGCCCGGGGGCGCTATCTGACCAACGGGGTGGAGCTCAAGCTCTACACCATGTGGGATTCCCTGACCCTGCGGCGTACGGACGGGGCCCTGGTCCGGCTTATCACTCCCTTGTATCCGGGAGAAGCAGAGGTGGACGCCGAGCAACGGCTCCTTGACTTCCTGGCCCAGGCCCTGCCGCCTTTGGAAGGGATCTTGCCGGGCGAGAACATCGAGCCCGTGTTGCCGGGCGGAAAGGCCTCATGA
- a CDS encoding HigA family addiction module antitoxin, with translation MQNRTRKPSHPGGILLRMYLEPLKLTVTAVAGHLGVSRKHLSNLVNEKVGITPDMAMRLSRAFATSPDLWMNMQKTRDLWEAEHERTGWEAVTPLPGVQDVSGVDAAAD, from the coding sequence ATGCAGAACAGAACCCGCAAGCCAAGCCATCCCGGAGGCATTTTGCTCCGGATGTACCTGGAACCGTTGAAGCTGACCGTCACGGCAGTAGCTGGACACTTGGGCGTTTCTCGCAAGCATCTTTCCAACCTGGTCAACGAAAAGGTCGGCATCACCCCGGACATGGCCATGAGGCTTTCCCGTGCCTTCGCCACTTCGCCGGATCTGTGGATGAACATGCAGAAGACGCGGGATCTATGGGAAGCGGAACACGAGCGCACCGGCTGGGAAGCGGTGACACCTTTGCCCGGCGTGCAAGATGTTAGCGGCGTTGATGCGGCAGCTGATTAG
- a CDS encoding ExeA family protein: MYENFYGLRERPFTIVPNPGYLYMSEKHKLAFAHLKYGLGEGTGFVVLTGGIGTGKTTLIRYLLGRIEKAVDVALVFNTNVTGEELLRLIIREFEAGEPGGDKAANLAMLNEYLIDRFSQGRHAIVIVDEAQNLSRDALEEVRLLSNLQGNSRPLLQVVLVGQPELRRKLADPTLTQLAQRITSTFHLPSLELDEAKAYICFRLAHAGGNPLLFTPEAMEAIHALSAGVPRLINILCDAALVHGFADELPVIGPEVVQDVARQMAPMLHSNGIQTTADTEPSAGMEVTPDLEERLSALERRLTVMEERFAAWGTDVQLLTLELGALKERVNAAQAAPLTDTKAAPAQGVVSIPIEMPAEEQRAPAEKKPQKSGGFLKWLWG, encoded by the coding sequence ATGTACGAAAATTTCTACGGCCTACGCGAGCGGCCCTTCACCATCGTGCCCAATCCGGGCTACCTGTACATGAGCGAGAAGCACAAGCTGGCTTTCGCGCACCTCAAGTACGGCCTGGGGGAGGGGACCGGGTTCGTGGTCCTCACCGGTGGCATCGGCACGGGCAAGACCACGCTCATCCGCTATTTGTTGGGCCGCATCGAGAAGGCCGTGGACGTGGCTCTGGTCTTCAATACCAATGTCACGGGCGAGGAACTGCTGCGGCTCATCATCCGTGAGTTCGAGGCCGGGGAGCCGGGCGGCGACAAGGCCGCGAACCTGGCCATGCTCAACGAGTATCTCATTGACCGCTTCAGCCAGGGGCGGCACGCCATCGTCATCGTGGACGAGGCCCAGAACCTGTCCCGCGACGCCCTGGAGGAGGTGCGCCTGCTCTCCAACCTGCAGGGCAACAGCCGGCCGCTCTTGCAGGTGGTCCTGGTCGGGCAGCCGGAGCTGCGCCGCAAGCTGGCCGACCCGACCCTGACCCAGCTGGCCCAGCGCATCACCTCGACCTTTCACCTGCCCTCTCTGGAACTCGACGAGGCCAAAGCCTACATCTGCTTCCGCCTGGCCCATGCCGGGGGCAATCCGCTCCTGTTCACGCCCGAGGCCATGGAAGCCATCCACGCGCTCTCGGCCGGGGTGCCGCGCCTGATCAACATTCTCTGCGACGCGGCCCTGGTGCACGGCTTCGCCGACGAGTTGCCCGTCATCGGCCCCGAGGTGGTGCAGGACGTGGCCCGGCAAATGGCGCCCATGCTGCATTCGAACGGCATCCAGACCACGGCGGACACCGAGCCCTCGGCCGGAATGGAGGTCACGCCGGATCTGGAGGAACGCCTGTCCGCCCTGGAACGCCGCCTCACGGTCATGGAAGAGCGCTTTGCGGCCTGGGGCACGGATGTGCAGCTGCTGACCCTGGAGCTTGGGGCGCTGAAGGAGCGGGTCAATGCCGCGCAGGCCGCGCCTCTAACGGACACCAAAGCCGCCCCCGCGCAAGGCGTGGTCAGCATCCCCATTGAAATGCCTGCCGAAGAGCAGCGCGCCCCTGCGGAAAAGAAACCGCAAAAGTCCGGTGGTTTTTTGAAATGGCTGTGGGGGTGA
- a CDS encoding nucleotidyltransferase family protein, which translates to MAAVITEILKESRDYYRTLKQELVGKLLLNAGGSLVIKYIRGSEYLYIRKNIQKKRTDLYIGPKNEDILLNISEKLKSRKRNIEQLRKSKSAMKELRIDPSEIANENYVPSLRTLFERFEQEGLWDEGLQIIGSWCFIIYQNNFGVEFYPERTLDIDMAVNVPYKGKPVDLSKILKSMGFDEQFDYQSNSVRYRCNDFVVEFLQYQQGDGTKRKSGNDTQDLGITTQALPYLNILLSNPTILTARDLGRVCVPSMPAFVVHKLIVADCRKDAAKKIKDYKQVEAVCKTIIWNPKDITELTEIASSIHKTWCKKMIHSFQAMSEYVPESKGTERALALAGLI; encoded by the coding sequence ATGGCAGCAGTAATCACAGAAATTCTCAAAGAAAGCCGAGATTATTACCGGACATTAAAGCAAGAGTTAGTCGGCAAGTTGCTTTTAAACGCTGGTGGTTCTTTGGTAATAAAGTATATTCGGGGAAGTGAGTATTTATACATTCGTAAAAATATACAAAAAAAACGTACAGATTTGTACATTGGTCCAAAAAATGAAGATATATTATTGAATATTTCAGAGAAATTAAAGAGTCGCAAGAGAAATATTGAACAACTAAGAAAGTCAAAGTCTGCCATGAAAGAGCTTCGCATCGATCCGTCAGAAATTGCTAATGAAAACTATGTGCCCTCTTTGCGCACGTTGTTTGAACGATTTGAACAAGAAGGCCTTTGGGATGAAGGCCTTCAAATCATAGGTTCTTGGTGTTTTATAATTTATCAAAATAATTTTGGAGTTGAATTCTATCCAGAGCGAACTTTAGATATAGATATGGCTGTCAATGTTCCGTATAAAGGAAAGCCTGTTGACCTTTCAAAGATATTAAAAAGTATGGGTTTTGACGAACAGTTTGATTATCAGTCTAACAGTGTTCGCTACCGTTGTAATGATTTTGTTGTTGAATTTCTTCAGTATCAACAAGGTGATGGAACTAAAAGAAAATCAGGTAATGATACGCAGGATCTGGGCATAACAACGCAAGCACTGCCTTATTTGAACATCTTGTTGAGCAATCCGACTATTCTCACCGCTAGAGATCTGGGGCGGGTGTGTGTCCCCTCAATGCCGGCATTTGTCGTTCACAAGCTTATCGTAGCGGATTGTCGGAAGGATGCTGCAAAAAAAATAAAAGATTATAAGCAGGTAGAGGCTGTGTGTAAAACGATAATTTGGAATCCGAAAGATATTACTGAATTGACCGAGATCGCAAGCAGTATTCATAAGACGTGGTGTAAAAAAATGATTCATTCGTTTCAGGCAATGTCTGAATATGTGCCTGAGTCCAAAGGCACGGAACGGGCGCTTGCTTTAGCTGGGCTTATCTGA
- a CDS encoding glycosyltransferase family 4 protein, with product MNFLISFYIAFLLSTLLVPVGIRLGRRWGIVDKPDPRKVHTGLIPRTGGMAIAVATVASLLVPLTMSRELGGYLGGGLIILFFGMWDDMRELGYRIKFIGQIAAILTFTLVSGIQVSCLGELMPGLVVNLGPASIALTIIFMLAVINIINLSDGLDGLAGGLSLLILLACAFLGYIQEAMLPIAIALAVSGGLVGFMRYNVHPAEVFMGDTGSQFLGYTIGACLIMLTQNHSIYTPVLPLFLLGTPILDTAMVMYERIQSGQSPFKPDKNHLHHKLLRAGLTQEQAVVSIYFLHFALIVTGFALRFVADYLGLLLYILILGAVFAFRHAVQGKDVSAQNMYSAVKRVAQAIFVWNTRSINVRHCISWLCWKSFFLLFTFFFFINVYFIRHSPLPMMIASMAVICILAFLYRRHSARLVPVMYYMMLAVILYVVVFGEVMKTDSVFLIMGPDGVTGIFYVLSALYFACIILTPEKVPLNALDYILIAFISSLALMTETHAELFELRQIAMKAVLLGLGLNLIYSRISRNRDYVLFLLSLLCLETLMLAVFTGVFS from the coding sequence ATGAATTTTCTGATCAGCTTCTATATCGCCTTTCTGCTCTCCACGCTGCTGGTGCCCGTAGGCATCCGCCTGGGGCGGCGCTGGGGCATCGTGGACAAGCCTGACCCGCGCAAGGTCCACACCGGGTTGATTCCTCGCACGGGCGGCATGGCCATCGCAGTGGCCACGGTGGCCTCCCTGCTCGTGCCCCTGACCATGTCCAGGGAGCTGGGCGGGTATCTGGGCGGCGGGCTGATCATCCTTTTCTTCGGCATGTGGGACGACATGCGCGAGCTTGGCTACCGCATCAAGTTTATTGGGCAGATCGCGGCCATCCTGACCTTCACCCTGGTCTCCGGCATCCAGGTTTCCTGCCTGGGGGAACTTATGCCCGGCCTGGTCGTGAATCTGGGGCCCGCGTCCATCGCTTTGACCATCATCTTCATGCTGGCGGTCATCAACATCATCAATCTGAGTGACGGCCTGGACGGCCTGGCGGGCGGGTTGTCCCTGCTCATCCTCTTGGCCTGCGCCTTTCTGGGCTACATTCAGGAAGCGATGCTGCCCATCGCCATCGCCCTGGCCGTTTCGGGTGGACTGGTCGGGTTCATGCGCTACAACGTGCACCCGGCGGAAGTGTTCATGGGCGACACAGGCAGCCAGTTTCTGGGCTACACCATCGGCGCGTGCCTGATCATGCTGACCCAGAACCACTCCATCTATACCCCGGTCCTGCCCTTGTTTCTCTTAGGCACGCCGATCCTCGATACGGCCATGGTCATGTACGAGCGCATCCAGAGCGGGCAGAGTCCGTTCAAGCCGGACAAGAACCACCTGCACCACAAGCTGCTGCGCGCGGGCCTGACCCAGGAACAGGCCGTGGTCAGTATCTATTTCCTGCATTTCGCGCTCATCGTGACCGGCTTCGCCCTGCGTTTCGTGGCCGACTATCTTGGCCTTCTCCTCTATATTCTCATACTTGGTGCCGTGTTCGCATTCCGCCATGCGGTGCAGGGCAAGGACGTAAGCGCTCAAAACATGTATTCAGCGGTGAAGAGAGTGGCCCAAGCGATTTTTGTCTGGAATACGAGAAGCATCAATGTGCGGCACTGTATCTCATGGCTGTGTTGGAAAAGCTTTTTTCTGCTCTTTACATTCTTCTTTTTCATCAATGTATACTTCATACGCCATTCTCCATTACCTATGATGATTGCGTCTATGGCCGTGATTTGCATTCTCGCTTTTCTATACAGAAGACATAGCGCGCGGCTTGTCCCTGTCATGTACTACATGATGCTGGCAGTTATTTTGTACGTGGTCGTATTCGGGGAGGTCATGAAGACGGACAGCGTCTTTCTGATCATGGGCCCAGACGGGGTCACGGGCATTTTCTACGTCTTGAGCGCACTGTACTTCGCCTGCATCATCCTGACCCCGGAAAAAGTGCCGCTCAATGCGCTGGACTATATTCTTATCGCTTTCATCAGCTCCCTTGCGCTCATGACCGAAACCCATGCCGAACTTTTTGAATTGAGGCAGATCGCCATGAAGGCCGTGCTGCTCGGGTTGGGCCTGAACCTGATCTATTCGCGCATCAGCAGAAACAGGGACTACGTGCTTTTCCTGTTGTCCCTGCTCTGTCTGGAGACGCTGATGCTGGCCGTATTCACGGGGGTGTTTTCCTGA